One window of the Macaca thibetana thibetana isolate TM-01 chromosome 1, ASM2454274v1, whole genome shotgun sequence genome contains the following:
- the LOC126936395 gene encoding olfactory receptor 6K3-like, which translates to MDPENETMVTEFHFSDFPQSKNGRLLFFIPMLFIYIFIIVGNFMIFFAVQLDPRLRNPMYNFISVFSFLKIWYTTVTIPKMLSNLLSEQKTISFIGCLLQMYFFHSLGVTEALVLTVMAIDRYVAICNPLRYAIIMTPRLCIQLFTSSCIFGFFMLLPEIVWISTLPFCGSNQIHQLFCDFEPVLQLACTDTSIILVEDVIHAISILTSVSVITLSYLRIITAILRIPSGKNHQKAFSTCAAHVAIFLLFFAVWHSCICAIALMFAVLAPLFNPIIYSLRNKDMKNAIKKILCSQKMFDASGS; encoded by the coding sequence ATGGATCCAGAGAATGAGACAATGGTGACTGAgtttcatttctctgattttcCTCAATCTAAGAATGGCAGGCTGTTATTCTTCATTCCTATgctctttatttatatattcattattgtTGGAAATTTCATGATTTTCTTTGCTGTCCAACTGGACCCCCGTCTCCGTAATCCTATGTACAATTTTATCAGTGTCTTCTCCTTCCTGAAGATTTGGTACACCACCGTGACTATCCCCAAGATGCTCTCCAACCTTCTCAGTGAACAGAAAACCATCTCTTTCATAGGCTGCCTCCTGCAGATGTATTTCTTCCACTCACTCGGGGTCACAGAAGCCCTAGTCCTCACAGTGATGGCCATTGACAGGTATGTAGCCATCTGCAACCCCCTTCGCTATGCAATCATTATGACCCCTCGACTGTGCATCCAGCTCTTCACTAGCTCTTGCATTTTTGGCTTCTTCATGTTATTGCCAGAGATTGTGTGGATTTCTACTCTTCCATTCTGTGGCTCCAACCAAATTCATCAACTCTTTTGTGACTTTGAACCTGTGCTGCAGTTGGCCTGCACAGATACATCCATAATTCTGGTTGAAGATGTGATCCATGCTATTTCCATTCTGACTTCTGTCTCTGTCATCACCCTTTCCTATTTAAGAATCATCACGGCGATCCTGAGGATTCCCTCTGGTAAGAACCATCAGAAGGCTTTCTCCACGTGTGCAGCCCATGTTGctattttcttgctgttttttgcAGTGTGGCACTCATGTATCTGTGCCATTGCACTGATGTTTGCTGTCCTTGCCCCACTTTTCAACCCAATAATCTATAGTCTGAGgaacaaagatatgaaaaacGCCATCAAGAAAATCCTCTGTTCTCAAAAGATGTTCGATGCCTCTGGGAGCTAA